The genomic DNA CAGAAGCATCAAGGCTTCCTGGATGTCTCCAAAGATAAGGTAGATGACGCCACAAGCAACTAGCAAAAGAAACATCGGCTCTTTGAGAACGCCGATTGCTATTGCAAATGTACTCTTCTTCTTTTTTGATGGGAGCTCATTATAGCCTTCTTCATTTAATCTTCTCTCTGCTTCAGCTTCTGAAAGGCCTTTTACTTTTGAGATGTCCCATTCTTCCATAGAGGCAATCAGGGAATAGTTCTTATAACATTTACTAAAGAATACAACAAATGTCTTTATAACTATCGACATTTATTTATAAAAAATAATATTTTTTTGTTATCCCACGATATAATTTTTTTATATTTTAGAATTTATTCTAAAAATAGATAAATTTATATATATGAATAATATATTTCACATGGTGATATAAATGGCTGAATTAATAAGAAGGATACTAGTTCCAGTAGATGGATCAAGATCTTCAGAAAAAGCTATAGAATATGCCGCATGGGTGGCAGGTAAGACAGGAGCATGCGTCATGCTGCTCCACGTAATCGATGCAGACAAATTGAAATTGTCATTTGAAGCGATGGATAAGTACCTCCCAGGGTGGGAAGATAAAATTAAAGGAACAGATGACATAAAGAGATACTCTCCGTTCTTTGAAGAGCAGCTTAGCTGCATGATGGAGGATCCTGTATGCAAGAGAGGACAAAAGGTCCTTGACGAAATGGCAAAGTATGCAGAAAAACAGGGAGTTAAAGTTAAGAAAATGATGAAGCTTGGAAGAGTTGTTGATACTATAATTCAGACCGCAGATGACGAAAAGTGCTGCAATCACATAATCATAGGCAAAACTGGGCTCACAGGATTAAAGAATCTTGCAATGGGTCACGTCGCAGAAGATGTGGCAAAGTATGCAAGCTGCAGAGTAACAGTTGTTCCTTAAATCTAATAATATTTTTATTTTTAATTTTCCTTTAAACAAAAAATCTAAAGGTTATGTAGGGCCCGCTTCTACTGTTCCATCCCAAGGACAGGATATCATTGTTTCTTAAAATGTGTTGGGCTATCCTTGTAAAATTCCCTTTATCAAAAAGCCAAAGACCGTTGACGCTCTTGTTATCATAGATCACATATCCTCCATTTTCCTCTCTTATAACGGCATGCACTTCATCGACAAAATAGTTAATGTCCTCGATTTTTACCTCTGACTCATTGCCCCTGCCAATCTTGACTTCACCGTTTATAGAATATATTCTATTTACAATATTATCTTGGTAAAAGTATAGCAAGGGTTTCTTTGGCAGTATAGAAAGCAGGCTATCTAGATACACGCTTCTCTTGTTGTAATCCTCCCTCAAAAATGGCTCTAGCCTGTTAAAAAGCATGATTTTTTCATCTGGCAGTTTTTCTAGCAACAGAAAAAGGGCTAGTTTTGCTAGGCCGTAGCTATCAGTAAAGTATCCTGAAATCCCCCTAAGTAGCTCTGAAGGGGAGAAGTCCCCGCTATGGATCCTG from Methanofastidiosum sp. includes the following:
- a CDS encoding universal stress protein, which gives rise to MAELIRRILVPVDGSRSSEKAIEYAAWVAGKTGACVMLLHVIDADKLKLSFEAMDKYLPGWEDKIKGTDDIKRYSPFFEEQLSCMMEDPVCKRGQKVLDEMAKYAEKQGVKVKKMMKLGRVVDTIIQTADDEKCCNHIIIGKTGLTGLKNLAMGHVAEDVAKYASCRVTVVP
- a CDS encoding protein kinase, with amino-acid sequence MSVLDNKYRILSLLSKNEVSSVFLGEYMPTGRYVIIKIPIPGQEKIALDRFEKEYNVLVRLDHPNIVKAIDFSSSFSYLVLEYINGENALLAYGNNSAPLDERYAVLLQLHDAIKYLHRNSFIHRDVKPSNVIIEKHTKRAVLSDFETAVDVKVQDNTRIHSGDFSPSELLRGISGYFTDSYGLAKLALFLLLEKLPDEKIMLFNRLEPFLREDYNKRSVYLDSLLSILPKKPLLYFYQDNIVNRIYSINGEVKIGRGNESEVKIEDINYFVDEVHAVIREENGGYVIYDNKSVNGLWLFDKGNFTRIAQHILRNNDILSLGWNSRSGPYITFRFFV